The window GGTCGGCGTGCAGCAGACCGGTGCGGGCCGGGCCGGAGAAGAGGAAGCGGGCCAGCAGTTGGCCGGCGCGGTCGCGCTGCTCCTCGGTGCCGTCGGAGATGATCTCCGACAGCGGGATGCCGTCGATCCACTCGGTGATCAGAACCTGGTCGCACTGATGGACCACGTCGGGCACCAGGACGTCCGGGTCGTGCGCGAACTCCTCCGCGTGGACCCGCTGCGCCTGGGCCTCAAGACCGTAGTCCAGTTCCTCGGAGACCCGGTCCTTGAGTTCCGTGATGAGCGGCTTGATGTCCATGCCGGGGACCAGCGGGCCCAACAGACGGGCGAACCGGCTCAGTTGGGTGAGGTCGGAGAGCAGGGCCTCCCCCGCGCCCGGGTACTGGACCTTGACCGCCACCGCACGGCCGTCCTGCCACACCGCCCGGTGCACCTGGCCGATGGAGGCCGCCGCGGAGGGCTTGTCGTCGAACTCGACGAACAGCTCGCGCCAGTCCTCACCGAGCCGCTCGGCGAGCACCGCGTGCACCGTACGCGTCGGCATCGGCGGCGCCGCCTCCTGGAGCTTCGTCAGCGCCGCACGGTAGGGACCGGCGACCTCCTCGGGCAGCGCCGACTCGAAGACCGACAGGGCCTGTCCGAACTTCATCGCACCGCCCTTGAGCTCACCGAGCACCTTGAACATCTGCTCGGCGGTGCGCTGCTGCAGCTCTCTGCCGACGAGCTCCGCGGACTCGCCCACGATTCGCTTGCCCAGTCCCCAGGTCGCCCGTCCGGCGAAGCCGAGCGGGAGCGCGGCGAGCTTGGCGGTCCGGGTGACCGCCTTCCGGGGAAGATCAGACATGCGCCCTCCAGGTCCCAGCCGACCGTGCGTCCGCCTGACGGCGTGACGTTCTCGACGGCCGTTGCTCCGCCATTGTCTCGTGCGCCTCCCCATCCTTGGGGGTGTGTCCTTGCTTACCTTTCTCCGCGGCCCCGCACGGGCATGCCGGATGTGCCCAGACCGGTCGCGCATGCCAGGTCAGCCCCGGCAGCGAAACCTCCCAGCGGGCGCCCGCGCTGGACGGGACTCCGCCGTCGAGGAACGCAAGGGCGTGTGCCGCCGCCAGTCCCGCGACCGTCGTCGCCAGCGTCAGATCGCAGGCCGGCACCGGGCGGGCCTTCCCCGCACCCGAACGCCACTGGGCGACCAGCCGGGGCCAGACCGGGTCCCGGTCGGTGCGCCCCTCGTGCAGACAGCCCGCGCAGCTTGTCTCGCCCGGCAGGACGAGCGGACCGACGACGCCGGTTCCCTCGACCACTCCGGCGTAGAGGTGCGGCGTACCGGAGGTGATCAGCGGATCGGCGGTGGACGGGACGGGCGCGTGCACCGCGACCTCGTCCCGTGGGGCGAGGATCACCAGGGAGAGGCCCGGATCGGCGTCATCGGGCGGTGACTGAGGGCCACGGCGGGGCGGGCGGGCCGGGGCCGCTCGGCGTACCGCCCGACGGGCGGCCTCTTCCCTGCGCTCGCCGATCGTCTCGGCGGGCAGTCCGCCCGGTGCCACGTCCCACGGTTCGACCCGGCCGCCGTCGCGCACATCGACCTCGCCGATACCCGCCCCCGACAACAGCGAGGCCAGCACAGCGCCCACCCGCCCGGCGCCGCGCACCTGCACGCGCAGGGAGCGGCGGGCGGTCAGCCGGTGCATGGCCTCACCCGGCTCGGACGCGGTCAGGGAGAGCGAGGCCAGATCGGGGCGGAGACGGTCCAGGACCTCCTTCTTCCCCCGTAGTTCGGCACCGCGCGTACCGCCCCCGCGCGCGTCGTCGAGCAGCCCGGCCCGCGTCAGCCGCTTCACAAGACCGTCGACATGGCCGTCGGGCAGGTGCATCCGGCGCCCCTCCGCGCGCAGCAGCTCCAGCCCTCGGGTGCCGTTGAGCAGGTCGAGGAAGCTGCCCGTGGCCGTGTCCATCGGGCCGAGCGTCATCGCGTGCGCCGGAGTCATCCCGAACTGCACGGTGTTGAGGTCGCGCCAGCCGCGCCTGAGCGCCGGCTTCACCATCGGATGCATGACAGGCCCCCGTAAGTCCTGGTTCGTCCCGTATGCCGGAGTCATCGGTCGCCCGCAAACGGAGTCGCTCGCGGCTGCCCCGGCAGAGCCAGCATGCCCGGATGCGCGGTCGGGCGCCGAAAGTTGTCCACAGGCCCAGGGATTCTTCGTACAAATCAAACGCATGGTGGGGTCTCGGCGCCGAACCGTACCGGAGTCGGGACTTCCCCCGTGTGCAGCGGGTAACGTCGGGGCGTGTCCGTCGACCCACTGCACCGCGCCGGAACGCCACAGCGCCGCACGACGAGCCCGCCGCCGAACGGTTCGGGGGCGAGCGCGATCGAGGTGCGCAGAAGTCCTCGGCGACGCAGGACGGTCTCCGCGTATCGCGAGGGTGACCGCACCGTGGTGCTCATCCCCGCCCGGATGTCCGAGGCGGAGGAACAGCGCTGGGTGAGCGTCATGCTCGACAAGCTCGCCGCCCAGGAGAGCAAGCGGGTCCTCGGCGACACCGAGCTCGCCGAGCGCGCGGAGCGGCTCTCTGCCCAGTACTTCGACGGCCGCGCCCGGCCCAGCTCGGTCCGCTGGGTCACCAACCAGAACACGCGCTGGGGCTCGTGCACCCCGTCCGAGGGCAGCATCCGTCTGTCGCACCGGCTGCAGGGCATGCCCGAGTACGTCGTCGACTACGTCCTGCTGCACGAGCTCGCACATCTGCTCGTGCCCGGACACGGGCCCCGGTTCTGGCGGCTGCTGGAGGCATACCCGCGGACCGAGCGGGCCCGGGGTTACCTCGAAGGAGTGGTGGCCGCCGATCGGCTGCCGCATCTGCCCGGCGCACGCGGAGAGTGACCGCCCCCGGACCTTCAGGTACCGCGGGGCGCTGGTTCTGTACCGGCTCTGTACCGACTTCGTCCGGTGTCCGAGTTTGCCGTTAGCCTGACGCGACGCACTCATATTCGGGATGGGGGACGGTCGTTACGCATGGCCAGGGAATTCCAACGCGGCCACAAGGCCAGGATCAGTGACCTCACCGCGGGCACGGATCTGTACGTAGGTGTGCAGATCTCCGGTCCCGGTCTGACCTTCGACATCAGCTGCTTCGGCCTCGACGCCGATGAACGGCTTTCGGACGACCGTTACTTCGTCTTCTTCAACCAGCCGAAGTCCCCCGAGGAGTCCGTTCAGCTCCTGGGTGCCCAGG of the Streptomyces sp. NBC_00287 genome contains:
- a CDS encoding ABC1 kinase family protein — its product is MSDLPRKAVTRTAKLAALPLGFAGRATWGLGKRIVGESAELVGRELQQRTAEQMFKVLGELKGGAMKFGQALSVFESALPEEVAGPYRAALTKLQEAAPPMPTRTVHAVLAERLGEDWRELFVEFDDKPSAAASIGQVHRAVWQDGRAVAVKVQYPGAGEALLSDLTQLSRFARLLGPLVPGMDIKPLITELKDRVSEELDYGLEAQAQRVHAEEFAHDPDVLVPDVVHQCDQVLITEWIDGIPLSEIISDGTEEQRDRAGQLLARFLFSGPARTGLLHADPHPGNFRLLPGGPDDEEEWRLGVLDFGTVDRLPGGLPTPIGDSLRMTLDSDAEAVYELLCREGFVKESIELDPDAVLDYLLPIIEPAQVDAFTFTRGWMRSQAGRVADPRSPAYQLGKQLNLPPSYLLIHRVTLSTIGVLCQLGATVRLREELEEWLPGFVLEEEAPEESVAEA
- a CDS encoding TOMM precursor leader peptide-binding protein, with the protein product MHPMVKPALRRGWRDLNTVQFGMTPAHAMTLGPMDTATGSFLDLLNGTRGLELLRAEGRRMHLPDGHVDGLVKRLTRAGLLDDARGGGTRGAELRGKKEVLDRLRPDLASLSLTASEPGEAMHRLTARRSLRVQVRGAGRVGAVLASLLSGAGIGEVDVRDGGRVEPWDVAPGGLPAETIGERREEAARRAVRRAAPARPPRRGPQSPPDDADPGLSLVILAPRDEVAVHAPVPSTADPLITSGTPHLYAGVVEGTGVVGPLVLPGETSCAGCLHEGRTDRDPVWPRLVAQWRSGAGKARPVPACDLTLATTVAGLAAAHALAFLDGGVPSSAGARWEVSLPGLTWHARPVWAHPACPCGAAEKGKQGHTPKDGEAHETMAEQRPSRTSRRQADARSAGTWRAHV
- a CDS encoding M48 metallopeptidase family protein, which codes for MSVDPLHRAGTPQRRTTSPPPNGSGASAIEVRRSPRRRRTVSAYREGDRTVVLIPARMSEAEEQRWVSVMLDKLAAQESKRVLGDTELAERAERLSAQYFDGRARPSSVRWVTNQNTRWGSCTPSEGSIRLSHRLQGMPEYVVDYVLLHELAHLLVPGHGPRFWRLLEAYPRTERARGYLEGVVAADRLPHLPGARGE